A stretch of the Vigna radiata var. radiata cultivar VC1973A chromosome 7, Vradiata_ver6, whole genome shotgun sequence genome encodes the following:
- the LOC106766547 gene encoding uncharacterized protein LOC106766547 — translation MVRMWLAVALLLIAGSFVEGKPRRILVDTDVDTDDLFALLYLLKLNTSQFKLEGITISANAWTNAGHAVNQIYDLLYMMGRDDVAVGVGGEGGILSDGTILPNVGGYLPIIEQGMTTVGDCRYRRAIPVGLGGRLDIDANYGIRKAFLPQGRRKYSPMQQASAQEVLIEKISSGPITVLVIGVHTNXGIFLMNNPXLKXNVERIYIMGGGVRSSNPTGCCPKNASSSCVPRQCGYRGNMFTDNPFAEFNIFGDPFAAYQVIHSGIPVTLVPLDATNTIPITKEFFDEFEKSQDTYEAQYCFKSLKMARDTWFDDQFYSSYFMWDSFAAAIL, via the exons ATGGTGAGAATGTGGTTAGCAGTAGCACTGTTACTGATTGCAGGAAGCTTTGTGGAGGGAAAACCTCGTCGGATTCTGGTGGATACAGATGTAGACACCGATGATTTATTTGCTCTTCTCTACCTTTTGAAACTCAACACATCACAGTTTAAATTGGAG GGCATCACCATCAGCGCAAATGCTTGGACCAATGCTGGACATGCTGTTAATCAAATTTACGATCTGCTTTACATGATGGGACGAGATGACGTTGCAGTTGGAGTTGGGGGTGAGGGCGGAATACTCTCAGATGGTACCATACTCCCCAACGTTGGTGGATATCTTCCAATCATAGAACAG GGAATGACAACGGTGGGAGATTGCAGGTACAGGCGCGCCATTCCTGTTGGTCTTGGAGGGCGTTTGGACATTGATGCCAATTATGGTATCAGGAAAGCTTTCCTACCACAG GGAAGAAGGAAATACAGTCCAATGCAACAAGCAAGCGCACAGGAAGTGTTGATTGAAAAAATATCTTCTGGTCCCATAACAGTGCTTGTGATCGGAGTACACACGAACNTTGGAATCTTCCTAATGAATAACCCANAGCTGAAANAGAACGTGGAGCGTATCTATATAATGGGTGGCGGCGTAAGGTCAAGCAATCCAACAGGTTGTTGCCCTAAGAATGCTTCGTCTTCCTGCGTGCCTCGCCAGTGTGGTTATCGGGGGAACATGTTCACAGATAACCCTTTTGCAGAATTCAATATATTTGGAGATCCTTTTGCAGCATACCAG GTGATTCATTCTGGAATTCCTGTTACTCTTGTTCCTCTGGATGCAACAAACACAATCCCTATCACTAAGGAATTCTTTGACGAATTTGAAAAGAGCCAAGACACATACGAGGCTCAGTACTGTTTCAAATCCTTGAAAATGGCTCGTGATACTTGGTTTGACGACCAATTCTATTCG AGTTATTTCATGTGGGACTCTTTTGCAGCTG